CTGGAAGATTTGGAGAGTATTCTCATtgccccacctgaccattgcaccaaggagagttggaaagatattgttcagttgttttttagcccaaaatttattgcgcgatccaaccaaaacaagaaaagcagaagaaaaaaaatgaagtatacatcgacgcaaggcacaaaatcgttggcagctaagcatccccaatttgtaagtaaaaacattaatttaatttaacaaaattataCGTTCTAACatactatctttacatttgtataggCAAACCCTGATGAACATGTTATTGATATTTGGAAAGATAaccacagtttgcttcaccaccattgCCGCGCCCTAACATTGGTGATCAAGATATTGACCTGAATGTTAATGAATATTTCTCGCCTGGTTGGCCCGatccaaacaataataattagtttatattttttaattaaattaagacaattgatattttattatgtttattttatgattagtttatatgtaattaaattaagacaattgatatttttattatgttaattttatgattagtttatatgtaattttgtttgatgaatattaattgtgttattaataattaattttaatttatgttaaattttattatctttaaataagtattatatgtatgtttattattaaataaaatcaaacgaattattatattttaatattattaatttattaccggcggattaataggGGCAGGACCCGCTGGTATTAATGAGTCAAACGAGGTTGACTATTCTTTTACACCGGCGGAGTCCTGCCCCTATTAATCCGTCGATATTAATTAAATACTGGCGGGTTGTCAGTCCGCCGGTAATACCCCTAATCACCGACCGAGTATTACCGGCGGACCCCGTCGGTAATACTGCCTTCTGTTGTACATATCCCAAGTTATCTATCTATAAATTCTTAGCAAACAAAACAtctaacaaacaacatgcatgttcttaaccataagtcaccgcaacacacacataattcacacaacCTACTTCattaagacacacatgttctcaaccttctgttatctctgcaacacacaattttatctcagaacctacttcactatggatgaatatctaatatattcaaactcctctaacaatagtttgtaaatataaaaaataaaaataaaaaatttagtaattattactcaccttcaaaattaatcttcaacaatttcaacacaccttaaattcaaacaaatatttcctacaataaaagtttatacattagtaaatatatggtaattgaattggtcctaaaataatataattaacaaaaatatacttttttgtCAAATCAATTAAAACGATTTTCTCTCTCTTGCATCTGAGTTGTGGCCATGGCAGGGAGGGGTAGAAAACGCAACTCGACGAGGAAGAAGAGTATGCCAATTCGATCGAAGGGAGATCTGGTTAGGAAGAAAGGGCCGAAATCTTTTGATTTTGGAAAAAAATTGAAATCCATGGACGAATTGTTGGGCATTGAGCCGGCTGAGTTCTCAGATGACCTAGAGGAGAGTAATATTCTGGATCCTTTGGAGTCTGAATTGTTGTTGCAGAAGCGTTCGGAGATTCAACATACTTTCTCAGCTTTGACGACCAGAGCTTCGAGTTTAAAAGGTAAGTATGTCAATCCTATTTCCCTTATTTGTCATTTGAAGTTAGACGATGTTCGAGCGATGTCAGAGGAGTCTGTTCAGGAGGTTGCTCCGGAGTGTGAACATTGTGAAAGCCATGTGCGAATAGATGAGGCATACACCGAAGAGGAGGTCAATTTCTGGAATTCATCTGTGGTCTGTTGGGTTTTAGGTGCAAATCCTCCCGTTCAAGTTATGGAGGGTTTTTTCAGACATGTTTGGAAGAATTCAGGGGTTGATAAGATTGGATTATTGAAACATGGACTTTATATTATTCGATTTACATCTATGGAGAACAGAGATAATGTGCTTGCACGGGGATATCAGTTTTTTGATAAGAGACATTGATGATAAAAGCTTTGGTCCCAAATGTCTGTTTTCTTAAGGTCAGTGCCAATTTGGCTTCAAGTTCATAATCTGGACTTAAAATATTGGGGCACACGTTCGTTATTCAAGATTATTAGTCAGCTGGGCAAGCTTATTAGAGAAGATTTGGCTACTAAAAATAGGGATTGTTTGCAGTTTGCTAGAGTGCTGGTGGAAGTTAAGTTGTCTCAGTCTTTTCCCTCTTCCATTAGTTTCGTTAATGAAAAAGATGAAATGATTCGACTAGATATTCACTATGAATGGAAGCCATCATTGTGTTCAATATGTAAAGGATTGgggcatgaagatttggagtgtCGTAAGCATCAACAACTTAAGATTCCGGAGAAAGTTAAATCAATGTGGCAGCCTAAGAACATAGCTCCAATCTCTGAGCCTGGTGGATCATTTGGTCCAAGCACTCAAGTTAAAGATACTATTGTTAAGGCTCAGATGCAAGTTGAAAAAGATTCCGAgggtttttgtaatgccccagattccctattatggttaatggctggattagtaggccgggagggccataactgtttaattatgccattaaatgtgtttatgcatgtttatgagaattatattataatatgatgttaaatgtgtgcatgtgagtccacatatGTTTACAGAGGTATttaggtaatttggcccgttgagggtaaaattgaatatttgtttgcatgttaatgatatattgtgagaccacattataatgtggattggttcgagtatttcgacatgagacgatctttaaacatgatttatcggtttggtcataacaggtttgagctcggggctcggggtgagtctcggggtgttattaatgattatagcgttaccggggattttagggtaacgggttatgagtTGTcgatgtttgaggatattgagattagcggagattgggaagcattaattataattaacgggtttagcggaaagtaccaattttgcccttatgatggttttagaggcttaagatgacacaagggtattttggtctttttgggaggatatatgagacttaagtggctgtagaaggtggtggaataaacagaacaaaaacaggggtttgcttcctccattcccgtacatcatctccttcacttctcctttgagggttttgagttcttggtggagttTCAACCAAAGGGAATTGAAGGCTGGGTTGGATCACTTGTAttagcttgtgtgggaggttttaagctagtttcaaggtgagttttggtcatataacacagctggtactctgttttcgttttagtttttaattcatggattttgatgtgggaagtgagaatcaaagggggttttggtgttagtttgattggggtttgatgtgagtgagctaagggagttgtttgggggtttaattgtgtgttaggaagaggttttatgagGGTTTGAAGGACTGATTTAAGAGGGAATCGCACAGGGGAAAAATCTGGTTCGTGCATGACTTTGTTGCTGAACTGGgctaggcgccgcggcgcagcaggggtgcgctgcggcccttggcgtctggcaggtgGGGAGCCTCCCTGTTTGGGGGCGCGGCGCGGCGCAGCAGaggggggtcgcggcccttaaggccaattttgctaaaatgtggtttttagcttagggattcaaaccataggcttCGGGGTTGgatctagtacccggttgggtagtatttgatgtctcgggggctgggatttggtttgggaaccctcggttatcatttttattgataattctataatttggttatgaccaggtgaccgtcaaggattttaaaggttgatcgttctcaggggtcgttcatataataattctcactcgaaccagaggtaagaaaacagtgtttgaatatagttgcaccctgtataggtatatgacatgcatggtctgatattgaggcaagttggttgatttatgtggacatggattgcatgttaaatgctagtgaatgctgattacctgtttgagacactgactagtcagggaccgactctaaagtcgatgatcacacattgaatggctctatggtattaatgcgggaccgaccctaaggtcgaagaacttataagcgcttgcctggtctacgaccagatgactatagccaaggtatatgaccccagtgaccgtttgtcacgtggctaagggacgttgtccatagtttcgactctagagtcgtgaggaaggttatgttggtgaccaatcaccatgcacctgtcctgagcaAACTTATGAATGAGACACTTACCGATTAAGCCCTAgtaaccctatcgtcacatggctaaagagaGCGATGCTCActgttgtgacttttggctattgtcacctatttgttggactgatagccctgaatggttattatgatcgttgttgatgttatatcatgctttattgtgttttcttgctgggcctaggctcatgggtgctatgtggtgcaggtaaaggaaaagaaaagcttggctagccttgagtggagagcttgggcgatgtgatgtacatacagggccgcttgactgccacggccaaggagttctcagagggactaggggtttactctacttttgccgcttaggccggcggggattgtaaatttgaaactgtagcgactcttttgtattatggacatcttgtaaacattttaaaaggctcatgagcagtttattaacttaatgaaatgtaccctttcctttctattggtttttcaccttaacctgttaatagtacctagatcacgtttttaaccaaaagactcgggtagcgagtcaaatttccggttcactgttcaccgtaactattctggggtaaccagggcgttacagttttcaGTCAGTGCGTAGAACTAGAAAACTTACTAAACTACACGATAAATCTATTAATGTTGGAAATTTGTTTGGACTTCTGAAGGATAATGTGGAGGACTTCAAATTTGGAAAAATTTTGTGATATGAGTACTAATACAGTGGGAGGGGGAGTGCCTCTGGTTTCTCATGGATAGAATCTTGTGTTGGAATGTGAGGGGTCTGAATAAGTTGCAAAAGAAGCAGGAGGTTAAGAATTTCATCTGTAATAAGCATTTAGGTTTGGTTTGCTTACTAGAGACTAGGATTAAAAGTCCAAGGCTGGGTCAATTGTATTTGTCGTTGTTTCAGGGATGGTGCATAACTTCtaatttagctcatcattctggGGGCAGTATAGTTTTAGCTTGGAGACAGGAATCCTTTGAtgttaatattttgtcatgcatagCTCAATGTATCCAATGTTTCATTCAGCCGAAAAGGAGACTTGGTTTTCATGCTGCTTTTGTGTATGCTTTTAATAAATCTATTGAGAGAAGGATTTTATGGGATAGTTTGAGAAGTATGAAAAGGAGTATAACTGGGCCTTGGATTATGATGGGTGATTTTAATGCTACTTTGCATGGTGATGAAAGAGTTACTGTGAGAGGTCATAAACTGGGATGTTTGGACTTCAAAGCTTGCTTGGATTTTTGTGAGCTTAGTGATATTAAGTGCACTGGGAATTTTTTCACTTGGAATAACAATCAAAGTGGTGATGACAGAGTTTATCTAAATTAGATAGAGTGATGGAAAATTATGATTGGGCATCCATATACCCCAATTCTGAAGCTGTTTTCTTGCCCGAAGGAGAATTTGATCACAGTCCGGCCCTTTTGTCTGTTTTCCAAGAGGTGATGGGGGAAAAAGCCATTTCGTTATTTTGATATGTGGAGTTCTACTCCTAGTTAGTAGGAGAAAGTTAAAGGCAACTGGGTTCAGGAGATTTCAGGCACTCACATGTTTAAAGTTGTTCAAAAGCTTAAGTGTTTAAAAAAGATCTTTAAAGAGATGAATCTTGTGCATTTTGGGGACCTTCAAGCTCAAGTTTTACACGCCAAGCTTCATATGCATGAAATTCAGAGATCTCTTCAATTGGACCCTCTAAACATAAGGAAAATTAATGATAGGTTGAGGCCCAGTTCCATTATAGAAGATGCCAGGATAATTATTTGGCTTTTCTGAAGCAAAAAGCAAAATCAGTTGGCTCAAGGAGGGAGATGATAATACTAAGTTGTTTCACAAAATTTTAAAGCAAAGGAGATCCCTTAATACTATTTGTGTCATTCAAGACATGCAAGGTCAATGGGTGGATTCTAAGGATGGTGTCTCAGAGGCTTTCCTCTCTTTTTATAAGGATCGGTTAGGTTCTCAATTGGACAAGAGAAGGAAGGTGTCTAAGAGTATAGTTAATTTGGGACCTTTAGTTTCTATAGAGCACCAGCAGATGCTTCTTCAAGAGTTTACCTATGAAGATGTTAAGAGAGCTATTTTCTCCATTCCGAATCATAAAGCACTGGGTCTGGATGGCTATGGGAATGGTTTCTATAAAACTAATTGGGACATTATTGGCGATGAAGTTAGTAGGGCTATTTGATCTTTTCTCCATTCGGGGCATATGCTTAAAGAGATCAACAACACTACTATCACTCTTATTCTGAAACTTCACTATCCAGAATCTGTTAGTGATTTTCGGCCTATTTCTTGTTGTAATGTTTTGTATAAGGCGGCTACAAAATTGATTTGTGAGAGAATGAGATGTATCTTGCCTGATTTAATTGCTTAGAATCAGGGAGGCTTCATTCATAGGCGGTTTATCGCTCATAATATCATGATTTGTCAGGATTTAGTTCGACATTATGGCAAGAAGACTATGCATCCCAGTTGCATGATCAAAGTGGATCTGAGAAAAGCGTGCGATACTGTTGATTGGGATTTTTTTTAGAGGAAATGTTGCTAGCGCTGAATTTTCCAATTAAGTTTGTGAAGCTAATTATGACTTGTGTGCGCACTCCTCACTTTTCTTTGTTGATAGATGGCTCTAGTCATGGATTTTTTGAGACTAAGCAGGGTTTAAGACAAGGAGACCCTCTATCTCCTCTCCTTTTTGTCATTTGTATGGACTACTTATCTCGCATATTATCTAAGTTGCTTGTAAGAAAGATTTTCAATCACATTACAAGTGTAAAGAGCTTAAATTAACTCATATGTGTTTTGCGGATGATATCATTCTGTTTTGTAGAGGTGATTTCATTTCCATCATGCGGTTGCTTCAAGGCTTTAAAAGGTTCTCAATTTCTTCTAGTTTGCAAGCTAATTTGAACAAATCGACGGTCTATTGTCATGGTATGAATGAAGAGGATGTGAATCGTATTCACCTTGTTTCGGGTTTTATTAAAAGCCAGCTCCCATTTCGATATCTTGGGATCCCGATATGTTCTAAACTGCTCAGTTTGGTTGAGTGTAGTGTTTTGGATGAGAAGATGATGCATAGAATTAGAATTTGGAGATCTTGTCATTTGTCTCTAGCTGGTAGAATGACTCTTGTGAATGCAGTGCTGATGTCTACCCATATTTATTGGGCTCAAGTTATGATTGTCCCGAAGGCCTTGCTagaaaaaattaatcaaatctATCTGAATTTCCTTTGGCATGGGTGTGCTGAGTTTGTTGGATCCAGTTTTGTATCTTGGGACAATGTGTGTAAGAGGAAGCTTGAAGGCAGTTTGGGTTTGAGAAATATTTTTTACTGGAACTTGGCTGCTATGGGGAAACATGTTTGGCATATATCCATGAACAAGGAGAATCTCTTGGTGAAATGGGTTCATGCTGTTTATCTCAGAGGTCTTGATTGGTGGGAGTATTCAGCTACTAGTGATAGTAGCTGGTATTGGCGTTATGTGGTGAGCgtgaaagagaaaataaaaagttTTATATCTTTTGAGCAAAATTCCTATTCTAGTGTTGAAATTTATAAAGTTCTAAAAAATGATCAGCAATCCAGATTTGATTATGTAGCGATTTGGAGTATAGTTAtagtttctaaccatagatttTTCACGTGGCTCTATTTTTTAAGGAGATTGAAAACTAAGGATCGCCTCCAAAAGTTTAGTTTGAGTATTGATTCCTTCTGTTATATTTGTGGTTTGAAGGAAGAATCTCATAATCACCTTTTCTTTGCTTGTTGTTTTAGTGCTCAGTGTGTTCATCACATACTGATGTGGTTGTCAAATAAGACTCGGCATTGTACAGTTGAAGGCATCTTCAAGTGGATTAAATGAAGCAAGTTGAGCAGATTCAAGAAATTAGTGTATTGGACTATTCTTGCCAGCCTTGTTTACCATATATGGAAAGTTAGGAATTTAGCTTATTGGGAGGGTATAGTTTGGTATGTTCAGTATACGACTTCTTTGATTAAAATGATTATCTATAATATGATTTCTTATACAGGTTTAGTAGGGGTGAAAGTTGATGAGTTAGTTTGGTTTCATAGCTTGTTTGAAATGTAATTGATGCTCCGAGGAGCTTCCATATTTTGTATTATTTGGTTCTTTGCAATACATTAACttacttataaaaaaaatatatactttaaaaaaattcattacgtaaataatataaaaaattatgtaagaaataatattataatataaaaaattatgtaaataacatgattataatataaaataatataaaaaataccataaaaccgaaatatatatttaaaaaaaatcaagttttagtgatcaatacatgctttgaacaatgaaaatgtcttctaatcctatataaactttaaaaaatgttagattttttttttaaaaataaccctataaacatacattgaaaccccattaaactcactcaatatttcttcattttttccttaaaaattcaaaataaatcaatattatgtatatttacatgatttgaagctttaatatgcaagaaaatgaaaaaaaaaaaaactaactaaacTGGTAAAAATGAGACTTACCTGCGGCTGGGGACGAAGGTGGAGTCGTGCGATCGAGATAAGTTTTCTGCCATTTGAAAAGTGAGGGGAGAAGTAGGGTCTCAGGGTGTTTTTACTGAAGGGGAGGGACTTTCTCCACGGTTTTATGGCCAAAATCGCAAagaaaaatgtaattttctcCGTGATTTTGACTGTATAACCGCGGAGAAAGCCCTTAGTCCCCACTTCAAactttttactgcatttttttaAAACCGCAATAAAATAGGACGCGagtattaaatataatattttagactCATTCAAACCTTTTCTCTACGCTTTTTCTTTAAGGATAAAAAAAACCCgcaaaaaaaac
This genomic interval from Humulus lupulus chromosome 8, drHumLupu1.1, whole genome shotgun sequence contains the following:
- the LOC133795740 gene encoding uncharacterized protein LOC133795740; translated protein: MSVFLRSVPIWLQVHNLDLKYWGTRSLFKIISQLGKLIREDLATKNRDCLQFARVLVEVKLSQSFPSSISFVNEKDEMIRLDIHYEWKPSLCSICKGLGHEDLECRKHQQLKIPEKVKSMWQPKNIAPISEPGGSFGPSTQVKDTIVKAQMQWEGECLWFLMDRILCWNVRGLNKLQKKQEVKNFICNKHLGLVCLLETRIKSPRLGQLYLSLFQGWCITSNLAHHSGGSIVLAWRQESFDVNILSCIAQCIQCFIQPKRRLGFHAAFVYAFNKSIERRILWDSLRSMKRSITGPWIMMGDFNATLHGDERVTVRGHKLGCLDFKACLDFCELSDIKCTGNFFTWNNNQSGDDRVYLN